In a genomic window of Streptomyces koelreuteriae:
- a CDS encoding DUF6879 family protein has protein sequence MRRLRFNGTGSGGGGCPGVHEDLESGEVIVHGPPLTDPEDLDQLRHFDEGEVAVVVPRNTLVDFGPRDDTPRFINADDQFGRLFETFEHTAWRLESRRRYASDEDTETWAQFAAGETVRWDYDDAWCRNVRTQTEQGKRFERVRLVDSPATQGQLYLLDNAVRNCAVGEDIRNLSRTEAERLRLPVEDFWIFDSRLVARLVFDGEDNLTGAELITEPAAVNRYCQARDAAWHYAIPYDRFKPDRM, from the coding sequence ATGCGACGGCTTCGGTTCAACGGGACAGGCTCGGGGGGCGGCGGTTGCCCCGGCGTGCACGAAGATCTCGAGTCAGGTGAGGTCATCGTCCACGGCCCGCCGCTCACCGACCCCGAGGATCTCGACCAGCTCAGGCACTTCGACGAGGGAGAGGTCGCCGTCGTCGTACCGCGCAACACGCTCGTCGACTTCGGCCCGCGTGACGACACCCCTCGGTTCATCAACGCCGACGACCAGTTCGGCCGGCTCTTCGAGACCTTCGAGCACACCGCCTGGCGCCTGGAGTCCCGGCGCCGGTACGCGAGTGACGAGGACACGGAGACCTGGGCTCAGTTCGCGGCCGGAGAAACGGTGCGATGGGACTACGACGACGCCTGGTGCCGCAACGTCAGGACGCAGACCGAACAGGGCAAGCGCTTCGAACGCGTGCGCCTCGTCGACTCCCCCGCCACGCAGGGGCAGCTCTACCTGCTCGACAACGCCGTGCGGAACTGCGCCGTCGGTGAGGACATCCGTAACCTGTCCCGCACGGAGGCCGAGCGGCTGCGACTGCCTGTCGAGGACTTCTGGATCTTCGACTCGCGATTGGTCGCCCGGCTCGTCTTCGACGGCGAGGACAACCTGACCGGCGCCGAGCTCATCACCGAGCCGGCCGCCGTGAACCGCTACTGCCAAGCGCGGGACGCCGCCTGGCACTACGCGATTCCGTACGACCGATTCAAACCCGACCGGATGTGA
- a CDS encoding helix-turn-helix domain-containing protein, which produces MSFGTDYQQAREALGVQLRELRLTCPDGRLTGAQLVERLGPGWTRSKVSKLENGRQTATAEELRAWAEAAGHPGAYDGLLARLRGFESHIRSWRRQLASGHKPVQDAITAEHDRTRVLTIWENNLVPGMVQTADYARHVFIRHADLMRSPRDTEEAVRARIRRQEGLYEPGRKYRIMMWEAALYSRVCPPPALAAQLDRLTSVIGLDTVELGIVPFAAPLKIYAGNSFWIYDDRRVVVEDWHAELWLDDTDTIATYQRVWDTLWESALRGPDSHKVINTARRAVDTP; this is translated from the coding sequence GTGAGCTTCGGTACCGACTATCAGCAGGCCCGTGAGGCTCTCGGAGTACAGCTGCGGGAGCTGAGACTCACATGCCCTGACGGCCGGCTCACCGGTGCCCAGCTGGTGGAGCGGCTCGGTCCTGGGTGGACCAGGTCCAAGGTCAGCAAACTGGAGAACGGCAGGCAGACGGCCACCGCCGAGGAACTCAGGGCCTGGGCCGAAGCGGCGGGCCACCCGGGGGCGTACGACGGTCTGCTCGCCCGGTTGCGCGGCTTCGAGTCGCACATCCGCTCCTGGCGGCGGCAGTTGGCGTCCGGGCACAAGCCCGTGCAGGACGCCATCACGGCCGAGCACGACCGCACCCGCGTGCTGACCATCTGGGAGAACAACCTCGTCCCCGGCATGGTCCAGACGGCGGACTACGCCCGGCACGTCTTCATCCGGCATGCCGACCTGATGCGGTCCCCCCGGGACACCGAGGAGGCGGTACGGGCCCGGATCCGACGGCAGGAGGGTCTCTACGAGCCGGGCAGGAAGTACCGGATCATGATGTGGGAGGCGGCTCTCTACTCCCGGGTGTGCCCACCACCCGCCCTCGCCGCCCAGCTCGACCGGCTCACGAGCGTCATCGGACTGGACACGGTGGAACTGGGGATCGTCCCGTTCGCGGCCCCCTTGAAGATCTACGCGGGCAACAGCTTCTGGATCTACGACGATCGCCGCGTGGTCGTGGAGGACTGGCACGCCGAGCTGTGGCTCGACGACACCGACACGATCGCCACGTATCAGCGCGTGTGGGACACGCTGTGGGAGTCCGCCCTGCGCGGCCCGGACTCCCACAAGGTGATCAACACGGCCCGCCGGGCGGTCGATACGCCCTGA